Proteins from one Parasteatoda tepidariorum isolate YZ-2023 chromosome 4, CAS_Ptep_4.0, whole genome shotgun sequence genomic window:
- the LOC107438148 gene encoding carboxypeptidase B-like isoform X2: MNSILIIIVCGFLILLIEVNANNFSNSSDDFNIGLVREERKSEGSEYDEFGYDFLKHNSYSTIVEYLRTVTDKYKSLAKMNIIGRTYEDRKIIAVHVTKESELKKKVIVFECGVHAREWTPIETCIYVMKMMIYGGSNRTIQSQLLEKYHLIFLPVVNPDGYVYSFTHDRMWRKNRRPMQEFEGKICVGVDINRNFDTDFCKSGKRNPCSLTYCGPEPFSEKENQAIRRVLLKHHKNLLAYFSIHSFGNLWMTPFSYKKDYPKDYNDLLRVALAGVEGVKKLRNTSMKIGPMALMVLLLIMHILKEKPNIHLHWNLVKLFPLIQEKNLPFNFVNIMMALLQQ, translated from the exons ATGAATTCCATACTGATAATCATCGTGtgtggatttttaattttactaatcgAAGttaacgcaaataatttttcaaactcaaGTGATGACTTCAATATAGG TCTCGTACGAGAAGAAAGGAAGAGCGAAGGAAGTGAATACGATGAATTTGGATACGACTTTCTAAAACACAACAGTTACTCTACG aTTGTGGAATATCTAAGAACAGTAACCGACAAATACAAATCATTGGCAAAAATGAATATCATTGGTAGAACTTATGAGgacagaaaaattattgctgTTCAT gtaACTAAAGAATctgaattgaagaaaaaagtgaTTGTATTCGAATGCGGTGTACATGCTAGAGAATGGACGCCTATCGAGACATGCATATATGTAATGAAAATG ATGATTTATGGAGGAAGTAATAGAACAATTCAAAGCCAGCTGCTAGAAAAATATCACTTGATTTTCTTGCCGGTTGTAAATCCAGATGGATACGTATATTCTTTCACTCAT GATAGAATGTGGAGGAAAAATCGACGACCAATGCAagaatttgaaggaaaaatatgTGTAGGAGTAGATATCAATAGAAATTTTGATACAGATTTTTGTA agTCTGGAAAAAGAAATCCATGTTCGTTAACTTATTGCGGACCAGAGCCTTTTTCTGAAAAGGAAAATCAAGCCATTAGAAGAGTCCTTCTCAAACATCATAAAAATCTTCTCGCTTACTTTAGCATTCATTCATTCGGTAATTTGTGGATGACACCGTTTTCATACAAAAAGGATTATCCAAAGGATTACAATGACCTT ctgcGAGTAGCACTTGCCGGAGTTGAgggagtaaaaaaattaagaaatacttCAATGAAAATAGGACCT ATGGCTCTGATGGTACTTCTATTGATTATGCATATCTTAAAGGAAAAGCCAAATATTCATTTGCATTGGAACTTGGTAAAACTTTTTCCACTGATACAAGAAAAGAACTTGCCCTTCAACTTCGTGAATATTATGATGGCTTTATTGCAGCAATGA
- the LOC107438148 gene encoding carboxypeptidase B-like isoform X1: MNSILIIIVCGFLILLIEVNANNFSNSSDDFNIGLVREERKSEGSEYDEFGYDFLKHNSYSTIVEYLRTVTDKYKSLAKMNIIGRTYEDRKIIAVHVTKESELKKKVIVFECGVHAREWTPIETCIYVMKMMIYGGSNRTIQSQLLEKYHLIFLPVVNPDGYVYSFTHDRMWRKNRRPMQEFEGKICVGVDINRNFDTDFCKSGKRNPCSLTYCGPEPFSEKENQAIRRVLLKHHKNLLAYFSIHSFGNLWMTPFSYKKDYPKDYNDLLRVALAGVEGVKKLRNTSMKIGPVSIILYGSDGTSIDYAYLKGKAKYSFALELGKTFSTDTRKELALQLREYYDGFIAAMMAM; encoded by the exons ATGAATTCCATACTGATAATCATCGTGtgtggatttttaattttactaatcgAAGttaacgcaaataatttttcaaactcaaGTGATGACTTCAATATAGG TCTCGTACGAGAAGAAAGGAAGAGCGAAGGAAGTGAATACGATGAATTTGGATACGACTTTCTAAAACACAACAGTTACTCTACG aTTGTGGAATATCTAAGAACAGTAACCGACAAATACAAATCATTGGCAAAAATGAATATCATTGGTAGAACTTATGAGgacagaaaaattattgctgTTCAT gtaACTAAAGAATctgaattgaagaaaaaagtgaTTGTATTCGAATGCGGTGTACATGCTAGAGAATGGACGCCTATCGAGACATGCATATATGTAATGAAAATG ATGATTTATGGAGGAAGTAATAGAACAATTCAAAGCCAGCTGCTAGAAAAATATCACTTGATTTTCTTGCCGGTTGTAAATCCAGATGGATACGTATATTCTTTCACTCAT GATAGAATGTGGAGGAAAAATCGACGACCAATGCAagaatttgaaggaaaaatatgTGTAGGAGTAGATATCAATAGAAATTTTGATACAGATTTTTGTA agTCTGGAAAAAGAAATCCATGTTCGTTAACTTATTGCGGACCAGAGCCTTTTTCTGAAAAGGAAAATCAAGCCATTAGAAGAGTCCTTCTCAAACATCATAAAAATCTTCTCGCTTACTTTAGCATTCATTCATTCGGTAATTTGTGGATGACACCGTTTTCATACAAAAAGGATTATCCAAAGGATTACAATGACCTT ctgcGAGTAGCACTTGCCGGAGTTGAgggagtaaaaaaattaagaaatacttCAATGAAAATAGGACCTGTAAGTATTATACTGT ATGGCTCTGATGGTACTTCTATTGATTATGCATATCTTAAAGGAAAAGCCAAATATTCATTTGCATTGGAACTTGGTAAAACTTTTTCCACTGATACAAGAAAAGAACTTGCCCTTCAACTTCGTGAATATTATGATGGCTTTATTGCAGCAATGATGGCTATGTAA